A window of Exiguobacterium sp. Helios genomic DNA:
CTTGAATACCTAATTGAGCGGATGGTCCAATTCGTTCCATAATCAAATCTGTTACTGGACGGCTGTCATATTTAAATGATACACCGAGGTCTCCTTGAACTAAGTTGACCATGTACGCTGCATAGCGTTGTGGAAGCGGATCATTCAAGTTGTACTTATCCCGCAGGATATCTAACTGTTCAGGAGAAAGTTTCTCCTGGTTTTGGAACGGTGAACCTGGTAACAGATCCATTAGGAAGAAAGTGAACGAAGCGATGAGTAAAAACGTCAGTACGCCGTAAACAAGGCGTTGAGCTAAATAACGGCCCATAGATGGCACCCCCTATAAAGATTTTCTGTTTTTTTCGAAACATCAATAAAATCAGTATGACCCAAAATTGTCGGAACATTCAAGAATTTTGTCGTAAAAATTAAAATTCTTTTTTATTTTGGACTGATTGACGCCCCCCTGGCCGCTGTTTTTTCACAGTTAACCAATATTTCAGAATTTTTCGTTTGATTCCATTATACTTTGCTAACAAAGTAATTAGAACCTATTTTTTACGAAAATTTCACATTTCTGCTAACAAAATGAGTTTCCATTCAGAAAAAATCGTATAAAACAGGAGCGTTCCTTGAAAACGTTCTCAAGGACGCTCCCATTTTCAATTACTTCACATCAACATATTTGTACTGGAAGTCAGCACCAAAAACTTGACGGTTAAAGTCTTTGACCGTCGGACGACTCAGGAATGCAGCACCCGCTTGATAAATCGGTGCGATCGCTTGGTCTTTTTCGATCAATTGTGACTCTGCTTGTTTAAAGAGATCAAGACGTTTTGCGACATCTGATTCTTCGTTGGCAGCGTTCAACAATTTATCGTAGGCAGACGATTTGTATTTGACGTCATTTTGACTGTTTGTCGATTCAAAGATCGATAAGTTCGACATTGGATCTTGATAGTCCGGACCCCAAAGCGCATAAGACATTTGGTAATCGCCTTTTGCTTCTAAATCCAGTTTATTTTTGAACGGTTGTTGTTTGATCGCAACAGTGACATTCGGAAGGTTTTTCTCAATCTGTCCCTTCATGTATTCACTGATTTTCTTCGCGTCTTCGCTATCGAATGACAAGAGTTCAATCGTTGCTTTCTTATCACCGTTTGCTTTTTTCCAAAGATCAGCTGCTTCTTTCGCATCCCGGTCGAACCAATTGATGTCGCTTGTATAGTCTTTACCTGCGTCATCTTTGATGAATTCTTTCGGAATGAAGCTTGTAGTCGGAATCGAACCGTTCGCAAGTAACGTATCCGTGATCCCTTTTGGATCGATTGCCCGTGCGATCGCTTTACGCGCATTGACGTTTTTCATTGTGGCGTCTTCATTGTTGAACTTCAAGTAAGCAATCGATGAACGGAGTGCGGTCTTGAATTCAGGTTTTGATTCATATGTCGCAACTTGCTCTGACGTGAGGCCGGCATAATCGATTTCGTCCGTATCATACAGGTTTACAACGGTAGAGTTATCTTTAACGACACTGATCGAGACCTCATCGAGTTTAACGGCATCTTTATCCCAATAGTTTTCGTTTTTCGTCAGAATACGTTTTGAATCCGTTTTCCAAGATGTCCAAACGAAAGGACCGTTGTAAAGAAGTTTATCCGGTTTAAGCGAGAAGTCTTTTTTGTTTTTGTTATAGAAATCTTCGCTGATTGGCGTATAAGTTCCGAATGATGTGAGTGAAAGGAAGTATGGTGCCGGACGTTCGAGTTTAACTTCAAGTGTCTTGTCGTCAATCGCTTTGACACCTAGCTCGTCGACTGGTTTTTTTCCTTGTGAGACATCAGCACCATTTTTGACCGTATCAAAGATGTATGCATAACCGGAAGCTGTTTTTGGATCGACGGCACGTTTCCATGCAAATTCAAAATCCTGTGCTTTGACTGGTGTACCATCTGACCATTTAGAATCACGAAGCGTAAACGTATATGTGAGGTTATCACTTGAGATATCTGTTTTTTCAGCAAGTGCCGGAATCGCTTTCCCGTCTTTGTCTAACCGGTAAAGACCTTCCATCGTGTTTCCGATCATGTTGAACGCAACTGCATCTGTTGCTTGTGCCGGATCGACCGTCGTAATATCAGAAGTATCCGTTAATCGTAAAACTTTTTTGCCTTTAGAAGAACCTGCATCTTTATCTCCGTCACCTGTTGTTGAACAACCTGCAAGTACAACGCTTCCTGCAAGCATAACTGATAACGCGAGACCGACTGTTTTTTTATTCATCGGTGAGTCATCTCCTTTTCATTTTCAAAACCGCTTAATATAAACGATTTTTGGACATCTCGTCGAAACTGCCTCAACGTTCCCCAAAACGCATTGACCTAGTTTCAAAAACTTAAACGAAGTGATAAATTGATTTTATGTGAGAATAACAATATCGTCAAGTGAATAGTCACACTATTTGCTATTTTATACGTCCTGAATAGTACAGAGTCGTAACAATCCTTGACTTTGCGTATAATGAAATCATCATCTTGCCGTAGGAGGTTCATCATGTCTGCTAAACTATTACGCCCGCTTCTGATTGCTTTGATTTTAACAACTGTCTACACGATTTGGGCCGTCGCCACCGACGCTACCCATTCATTTGTTTATCACTTGTCAGGCGGCTTGTTCATTGCCGGCTTCCTGTTACTTGCTATCGGATTCTTCTCCAATATGTCTGCCAATGGATTTTTTAAAGGCATCACTGCAGGCTTTAAAAAGCAACGGGAAGCGAAGTTACGGGAAGTCGATGGGGATTATTACGAGGACGAGGATGAAGAAAGTGAACTTTTAGAAGCAAAACAAAAGCGGGCTTCTAACCGGACGGTTCCTTATCTCTCGAGTGGTTTTATTTGTATCGTCGTCTCTTTACTCTTATCGTTCATTTGACGGAATTTTGATGACGATTAGAAGAAACATGTGCTAAAGTGGAGATAACGTTATACGAGAACACAGTG
This region includes:
- a CDS encoding DUF3899 domain-containing protein, producing MSAKLLRPLLIALILTTVYTIWAVATDATHSFVYHLSGGLFIAGFLLLAIGFFSNMSANGFFKGITAGFKKQREAKLREVDGDYYEDEDEESELLEAKQKRASNRTVPYLSSGFICIVVSLLLSFI
- a CDS encoding peptide ABC transporter substrate-binding protein codes for the protein MNKKTVGLALSVMLAGSVVLAGCSTTGDGDKDAGSSKGKKVLRLTDTSDITTVDPAQATDAVAFNMIGNTMEGLYRLDKDGKAIPALAEKTDISSDNLTYTFTLRDSKWSDGTPVKAQDFEFAWKRAVDPKTASGYAYIFDTVKNGADVSQGKKPVDELGVKAIDDKTLEVKLERPAPYFLSLTSFGTYTPISEDFYNKNKKDFSLKPDKLLYNGPFVWTSWKTDSKRILTKNENYWDKDAVKLDEVSISVVKDNSTVVNLYDTDEIDYAGLTSEQVATYESKPEFKTALRSSIAYLKFNNEDATMKNVNARKAIARAIDPKGITDTLLANGSIPTTSFIPKEFIKDDAGKDYTSDINWFDRDAKEAADLWKKANGDKKATIELLSFDSEDAKKISEYMKGQIEKNLPNVTVAIKQQPFKNKLDLEAKGDYQMSYALWGPDYQDPMSNLSIFESTNSQNDVKYKSSAYDKLLNAANEESDVAKRLDLFKQAESQLIEKDQAIAPIYQAGAAFLSRPTVKDFNRQVFGADFQYKYVDVK